A window of the Mucilaginibacter sp. cycad4 genome harbors these coding sequences:
- a CDS encoding SGNH/GDSL hydrolase family protein, whose protein sequence is MVQSLPTGKEALVKALKYAQTPEVWDTNPITITEANANSLPVKVAALDSRLTYLNVNSVEKATIPGYVKGLSTDFGNGGRNIEQANVLSVDFIFSGKQFDFLLYDTGSSVTQLNMYVEVDGKLTSADGFATSAGGAKEHTINVNFASNAINRHVKLIFSGFRSFGGLLTERGATIAPYVTENKSKVVVFGDSYTAGTGASNEFVNFYAYELGKMMGWNNTIISGVGGTGYLNAGNNRKTFRQRVNDIISANPDAVVIAGGLNDLKIASAKQVGDEASLFFNEIRKALPKCEIIVVSPFWPKATTYPAAYKDAIRAAMSGIANAEFIDLGGSFTANTGRTLAVASLVYKDGMHPSPTGHTVIAEKLSAAIKKTLLNLN, encoded by the coding sequence ATGGTCCAATCTCTGCCAACTGGCAAAGAGGCACTGGTTAAAGCCCTTAAATACGCGCAAACACCCGAAGTATGGGACACAAATCCCATTACTATAACCGAAGCAAACGCAAATTCATTACCTGTAAAAGTAGCGGCACTGGATTCGCGCCTTACTTATTTAAATGTAAATAGCGTTGAAAAAGCTACAATACCCGGTTATGTAAAAGGCCTATCTACAGATTTTGGCAATGGCGGACGCAATATTGAACAGGCAAATGTGCTCTCTGTTGATTTTATATTTTCGGGCAAACAGTTTGATTTTTTGCTTTATGATACGGGATCAAGCGTTACCCAACTCAATATGTATGTTGAGGTTGACGGTAAGCTTACCAGCGCCGATGGATTTGCCACTTCAGCAGGCGGTGCAAAGGAACATACCATTAACGTGAATTTTGCAAGCAACGCCATCAACAGGCATGTTAAGCTGATATTTTCGGGCTTCCGTTCATTTGGTGGCCTGCTTACTGAGCGAGGTGCCACAATTGCGCCTTACGTTACCGAAAATAAATCGAAGGTGGTTGTATTTGGCGACAGTTATACAGCAGGTACCGGTGCCAGTAACGAGTTTGTAAACTTTTATGCCTATGAACTGGGTAAAATGATGGGCTGGAATAACACCATCATCTCCGGAGTGGGCGGTACAGGTTATTTAAATGCAGGCAATAACCGTAAAACATTTCGCCAGCGTGTAAATGATATCATCAGCGCAAATCCAGATGCCGTTGTTATTGCAGGTGGGTTGAACGACCTTAAAATTGCCTCTGCCAAACAAGTGGGCGATGAAGCATCATTGTTTTTTAATGAGATAAGAAAAGCCCTGCCCAAATGCGAGATTATCGTGGTGTCTCCTTTTTGGCCCAAAGCAACTACTTACCCCGCTGCTTATAAAGACGCTATACGGGCGGCCATGAGTGGCATTGCCAATGCTGAATTTATAGATTTAGGCGGATCATTTACAGCTAACACCGGGCGTACGCTGGCTGTTGCAAGCTTGGTTTATAAAGATGGGATGCACCCGAGCCCCACAGGGCACACCGTAATTGCCGAAAAACTTTCGGCTGCAATAAAAAAGACCCTCTTAAACTTAAACTAA